The Novipirellula caenicola genomic interval CCTCCGGCCTGTAATCGCGAAGACCTAGATCACGAATCTGCGACACCCCCAATTTACATCGCGTACTGGTAACCAAACACCGCGTTAAAACCGGTGCCGTCGACGCCGCTGCCGAGCACTCGATAGTACTTGTCGGTGATGTTTTCTAGCGATAGCGAGACTTGGTGTTGGTTCCGCTCGCCGAACGATCGGCCTGTCCGCACATTCAGCGTGGCGTAACCCGGAGTCCCGCCTGAGATGAACCGCACATCACCGAGGTTCGCGTTGTTGTAACGATCCGCCCGACGCACCATCCAGGTGTAGACATCGAAATAGGCTCGCGATTCGGGAGCCGTCAAACGCAGACCCAAGATTCCTTGGGTTGGCGGGATCCGCGAAATCGGCTCATCGCTGCTTGTCATTTGTCCGTACGTATAGGCAAAGTTCCCGTACAGCGACAGATTGCGATACAGCAAGTATTCGCCACTCAGTTCGGTACCGTTTAGGTACGCGGTTTGATTGGTTAGGAAGTCGGAGCCCCCAATGACTTCGCGAGCCAGGATGCTGTCAAAATCGGTCCAAAATTCGATCAGCTGCAATCGCAATCGGTCGTCGTTGTATTTCAGCCCGACCTCGTATGTGTAACTATGCTCGGCTTGAACCGAAAGGTTGCCTACCAAAGGCACCGAGACATTATTCTGTAGCGACGTTTTGTTTGCCGTCAAATCATCGATCGTCGGAGCACGAAAGCCTTCGTAAACGCCGCCGACCAATCGCACTTCTTCGGTCAACCGATACGACAACCCAACACTGGCGATCCAATCCTGATACGAGCGTTCAAAATAGGTGGGGCCGAGCGTGTCGAAGTTGGGCGTCCCCGAGACGTTGATGTTCTCGTAGCGAACGCTCGTCGTTGCATCGAGTCGTTTGGTTAGCGGTACGTTCCATGACAAAAACGCACCCACGCGGTCCGCTTCGGAATCGTCGGGGTATTGAGGATCGGTTACTGTTGGCGTTGCTCCAGGTGATGTTGGGTTGTTGATCTGGACCCGCTCGGCATTGATCGATTCGGCATAGAAATCGGTGCCGTACGTCAATTTCCCGAAATCGCCGATGCCTTTGACCGCGGAAAGTGTCACGCCCCAACCGAGATCGTCGAACTCACCGATCTCTCGCCGTGTCGGCTCAGCCGTAGGGTCGTTGCTCGCATAGCGATCGACCACGCTTGCTTCTTTGGTGCGAGAACCGGATAACGTCAACGAGTATGCATCGGCAAAAAACAAATCGTCTGCGGCAAGCCCTTCGAGTCGTGCGTAGATCAAATCGCGTTGCTGTGGATCAAACACCGTGGGACGCTGCGTCGGCACGCTTCCATCGGATGCCGGGCCAAGCACAAACGGCAGGAAGCGATCGCTGCGTTTCAGATCTTGTTGCTCGAAATGTTGCAGCGCGACGGTCAGCAACGAATCTTCGTTAAGCATGCGTTGCAGTTTGATGTCGCCCGCGTACTGGGTGTAGTCGGTCGCTGGTTGACGCCCAAAATCGCCTCCGACATCGACATTGCCGACATCCAGGTATGAGATGCCTCCGGTGATTCCGGTCGCTCCATACCAGCCGCTGAAGCCAGTGCGGGTGTACGATGATGCTTCGGCGGTGCTGTAGATTTGACTGAACTGAGGGCTGAAGTAGTCACCACGCAGCGGGTCAGCAGAGCGCGTGACGACATTGATCACGCCCCCGATCGCATCACTGCCCCACATTGCCGATTCGGCGCCGCGAATGACTTCGATGCGTTCGATCGACCCTGGATCGATCGTGGCGGCATATTGGTTCGGTCCCGGTCGCAGGATGCTGGTATTCATGCGAATGCCATCCACGAGGACCAGGATTTGTTGACCGGTCAAACCGCGAATGAACGGTGACAATTGTCCATTGCCGGTTTGTTGCAGCGTGACGCCGACTTCGTTTTGCAGCGCACGATACATCGTGGTGGCTTGGCGTCGATCGAGGAGATCACGGTCGATGATGGTCGCCATTTGCGGCGTGTTGAACAGATCCGACTCGCCACGCACGATGCTGTTCAGGCCCGTTGGATTGTTGACGCTGCCGCCAAACATCTGATTGCTTAGCGAGGGGAACGATTCGTTGAAAAACGCTTCGTTCGTGGCGTCTGCTTGCGATGGCGTATTGCTTGAAGGCGGCGTCGGCGGCGTTTCAAAATCGTCGCTCGATGGCACAAACGTCTCGCTTGCAGACGCGTCGGTTTCGCTCGCGTTTGCGGTCGATCGCGAAGCCTGATCAGGAGCCTCGACTGGGACGGGCGTCGTCGGCGCCTGGGGCGGCCGAACTTCGATCTCCGGCAACGTGGCTGGTTCGTCCTGCTGCAGCAGCGTGGCCAAGGTGACCGTGGGGTGTGCGGGCGCCGCGACCAACGTTTCGTCGCCTAGTGCGACCGAGCCAATGCCCATCATGCCCAGCGGCGGCAGCATCGCGATGGCGAGTCGTGAAATCCTTCTCACAGCAATTTGGTCCTTCATTTCCCGAACGATGCATTGGCCGTGGCAGCTGGGCTAGACGCTTGCAATCGTTCTGATCGAGCTATCCGGTTTCATCGGTGTACTCGCTTCGATTGCTCCATCGCCCTTCTTTGGCACCGGCAAAGTCAACGCAGTGCGAATGACCGTCAGCGTATTTGCGGGAAATGACGGTGAAAACTTCGCCTGAGGCGGTGAGTAATCCGTCGCGGCAATGTGGGGACCGATCTCGAGGGCGCCGGAAATGCCCAGGATTCACCGTGCTTCCGCGTGTCGCCGCCGTGTGGCACGTCGCGTGCTTAGAAAGGGTCCGCCTGCCGGCGATGATCTGGCCGGTTTTCGCCCCCGTTTTTTTTTGAATCCTCGATCGAGTGCCGTAGCCCAATTATCCGTGACTGATTCTGAACCCTCCGAAGCCGACGCGCAGGCCCCGCAAGTGACTACACAGGCCCCATCGGCCGACGCACAGGCCCCGCCTGCAGCGGCCCAAGCCCCGTCCGCCGCCCCGTCTCATTGCCTGCCTTTGCAATCGTTCCCGAAGATCATTCCGTCATCGGAACTACTGCAAGGGCGTCGCGAGGTCTGGATCGAACACGGCAGCGAAATGTATCGGCTTCGCTTAACGACGTCGGGGAAGTTATACTTAACCAAGTGAGCGACTTTAACCTTTTTATACGATCGACGGGATTTTCCCTGACGCTGCACGCCACCGTGGTGGCGGCGATTTGTGCTGTCCCGATGACCGTCATCGATCGCTTCTCGCTGCAGGGCGATTCGCAGGTGGTCACCGTTCAGCTGAGTATGACGATGCCGTCGGCGACGCCCGTTTCGCTCGAACCTGTACCGCTTGAGCCTGTACCGCTCGAACGGGAACGGGAAACACTTGTTGCCGAACCTGTGGTCGAGGACAGGCTGGCGGACGACGTCTCACGCGATCGGCTAACCACCATCACCAAAACGGTGGTGCCGACGGTGTTGCGAGTGCCCGACATGCCCACCGCCACTTCCGTTTCGCGGGCACGACGATCGCAGCCCAAACG includes:
- a CDS encoding energy transducer TonB, with the translated sequence MSDFNLFIRSTGFSLTLHATVVAAICAVPMTVIDRFSLQGDSQVVTVQLSMTMPSATPVSLEPVPLEPVPLERERETLVAEPVVEDRLADDVSRDRLTTITKTVVPTVLRVPDMPTATSVSRARRSQPKRELPSVTEVTAERPRQPPTAAFTPSVSMNPLEPLAGISDRTPADFSANAPPEYPADAVARRLEGTVKLKLMIDKTGRVERVEIVDSSGHGSLDRAAVEAVQAWQGQPAKRYGHPVTSEEVLPIRFRL
- a CDS encoding TonB-dependent receptor; amino-acid sequence: MRRISRLAIAMLPPLGMMGIGSVALGDETLVAAPAHPTVTLATLLQQDEPATLPEIEVRPPQAPTTPVPVEAPDQASRSTANASETDASASETFVPSSDDFETPPTPPSSNTPSQADATNEAFFNESFPSLSNQMFGGSVNNPTGLNSIVRGESDLFNTPQMATIIDRDLLDRRQATTMYRALQNEVGVTLQQTGNGQLSPFIRGLTGQQILVLVDGIRMNTSILRPGPNQYAATIDPGSIERIEVIRGAESAMWGSDAIGGVINVVTRSADPLRGDYFSPQFSQIYSTAEASSYTRTGFSGWYGATGITGGISYLDVGNVDVGGDFGRQPATDYTQYAGDIKLQRMLNEDSLLTVALQHFEQQDLKRSDRFLPFVLGPASDGSVPTQRPTVFDPQQRDLIYARLEGLAADDLFFADAYSLTLSGSRTKEASVVDRYASNDPTAEPTRREIGEFDDLGWGVTLSAVKGIGDFGKLTYGTDFYAESINAERVQINNPTSPGATPTVTDPQYPDDSEADRVGAFLSWNVPLTKRLDATTSVRYENINVSGTPNFDTLGPTYFERSYQDWIASVGLSYRLTEEVRLVGGVYEGFRAPTIDDLTANKTSLQNNVSVPLVGNLSVQAEHSYTYEVGLKYNDDRLRLQLIEFWTDFDSILAREVIGGSDFLTNQTAYLNGTELSGEYLLYRNLSLYGNFAYTYGQMTSSDEPISRIPPTQGILGLRLTAPESRAYFDVYTWMVRRADRYNNANLGDVRFISGGTPGYATLNVRTGRSFGERNQHQVSLSLENITDKYYRVLGSGVDGTGFNAVFGYQYAM
- a CDS encoding hemin uptake protein HemP; its protein translation is MPRIHRASACRRRVARRVLRKGPPAGDDLAGFRPRFFLNPRSSAVAQLSVTDSEPSEADAQAPQVTTQAPSADAQAPPAAAQAPSAAPSHCLPLQSFPKIIPSSELLQGRREVWIEHGSEMYRLRLTTSGKLYLTK